The Plasmodium yoelii strain 17X genome assembly, chromosome: 14 DNA segment GGTGGATTCATATTTCTCTCAGATTTGTCTACTGGCCAATCTAGCAAACAATCATGTCTTTCATCATCTGGTATAATTTCTCCTTCTTCTGTAGTAGGACCTTTTTTGATTTGCTCTCTTCTCTTATTAATTTCCatctgcattttttttttcttttgccATAAAATTTCTCTTTCTTGTTTTGATTGTGCACTTTCTGGATCAATGTTATATTGCCTATGTACGTCTTTTCTATATAGCCAACTTTTGGTTTCTTCAACTTCCTCTAAAGTACTTTTGTACTTATTCCATGGCACATCGGTATATCTTTCTTTATCCATATAAAATTCAGGATTTCGGAATTCTTCTTCTACTGATCCATCTTCACATGAATGGCAATTATTATGCAAagcattttctatatattggAAATTTTCTGACATATAATCAATAGTTTTTAAAAGTGCTGTTTTCGGAGTTATTGATCCATCGGTGTGCATTTCGACAATGTTAATTTCGCCTAAAATATCTAAATTAATTCCTCGTCTTTGCCCAGTAAAACCAAAATATTCTACAGGTGTACAACTACtacaaaaatgaataaaattgtCTTTACATATATCTCTATTTCGTGATTGAGATCCATATTCTGGCATCACATATTCTTCTATACTTTCTATCTTGACATCCATTTCTAAATAACTTCCAGCGGCAACATAACATATATActgatttttattaataatctCAATATTTTTTGGTAATTGCATATGACCTGCTACAACTATCATTGGCCCTTTTATTCGAAATTTGccaattatataattattcatATCTGCATCTTCTGGGacatttttaaatgttaTTTGCCTTAAATTTTGtgataaatcaaaaaaattttcTCGAACACCAACTATACAATAATATTCATGTTTCATACCAGGTATTCTTAAAGCTGTAACCCTACCAccttttaaatgttttattgCAACTCTTCGAAatgcatttaaaaaaataggaGATAATTCAACTTCGTGTGAATGCATAAAGAAATATGTATATGATCTTCCTTGATGATATTTTACTGGTTGAATTTGTTTAAATTTAAACCCAAATGTTTTAGGACCCCCTTTCTTCGCATCAAAATATGTATCATCTAATAAATCTTTATCTAATTGGTACGAATCAATTATTGGTTTTTTTTCCTTGCATAATtcatcaaaatatttattatatgtattaaaatCATATACTTCTGGTTCATAATCCATAGGTTCGTTTTCAAATACATTTCCACTTTCATATACATATGGCGGTAATCCACTTTTTTCTCTATCTATTTTATCAGCTTTATCCATATCAATTTCTATTGAatccttttttattatttcattatcaTAAACATTGTACCTATGTCTATCTGTTACTTTATTTTCCGattctattatttttctgTCATCATTATTTAACCCTTCTATATCAAGTAATTtgtcatcattttcatcagTTATATTTGAATCTTCGCTAGTTATATTATCATCTTCAGTGTCTCCATCCCCTTCATATAAGGCGTTGAATCGATGAAAATTGTTTGACACATTTTTGTTATCAGTAATATCATTTTCAATGTTATCATCACTTATAATATCACTACCATTGCTCATGTCATCTTTGTTagaactatttttattatttaaccATTCAGTTTCTCTATCATCCTTATTTTCGCTGTCTAgccaaattaaattataaatatttctatTCCCAGAATTTCGCCCTTTTcgcttttcatttttataataagaTCTAAAATGCCTATTCTTATTTCTTGTATAATTAtctaaaaaatgtaaaaaaaattgtaaatcaCATAAATGTACAAGATATGCAATCATATAGCTACATGGAGGAatcatcatatttatattatcttaTTTTCACTATTACGCCGTGAATGATCACTGTGGATAGGCAAAAACGATAGTCTTTTATTTCCCGGAATTAAGGAATAAGACAAATAATTACAAGTCGTAATAAACAGAAGATACAACAATAATagcattatattttatttatgcgCTTCACTCTCGTgcttattttgttttattattttattataaatatatatgttttcaATAATATCCATTTTATGTTAggactaaaaaatatacccaCAATATTCATCTTATTatgcatttaaaaaaatacatataagtTAACATAGGACAATATtaaatgcatattatttgttttttttccaaatataccaaaaaagataaaagaaaataatactttCTTCGTTTGTTGTCAaagcatttttattttcctcaGAAACATAACCTTATATTATGCTATTAAGcactaattaatttataaaatgttCAAAGTGTAAAGcataagaaatatatatattattttccattcttacgtataaaatatattatcttGCATTTGTTTATGTATGATATCTTTAATACATTTGTGTCATACAGAACAGTGCATTTATTACTATGATTACGTGGCCAGTAAATACACCCAAATTGGAGAACGAGCGAGTTTGTTCTAACtatttgtgaaaaaaaattaaaaatttgtatatcAAACTCCACTTAAGTATTAAGTTAGctaaatatatgaaataaattgaTAAACTAAATTGCAAGCTCAATtaaattttaacaaattttattcCCCTGCCCTTGATCAATTATGCATTCTTTAATTTATATGAGAAACGAAAGTTTATTCTCAaacaatattaatttaagatagcaattttattattgcaaaaaattgtaatttaTAAGCATAACAATATGCTATTCACAAATATATGTGcaacatatatctatatttctaatatatttataaaatatcttGGATTGTGTTGTTATAGTTGGCATTTCGCCATTCTTGTATCAgtcaattattattttatcattatttgtGACTTGTTTATtgttgtttttatattgtctTAAGATTACTTATATATTggtttattattgttatgtACCATCACCCCAATAcaaacttttatatattctatatcGTGTATTGTTATaacttttctttttattttaattttgttatatttccGTTTTTtcctgtttttttttgttttgttttttttacaattcttttatgtatttttttcattattttttattcatcataatatatttttccctATAATATTGGATGTGTGcataaaattagaaaaataaataataaaaaaaatataagtattaaattttttttattttttttctttcacttttgactttattttattatctattTAATTGActactatttttttctatttttaacataaaaaataaaataataataactaaaaaaaaaaatacaatttcaattatttattttataaataaataattatatatacacaaatgtatttattcattttattttgttttggGGGGTCTTATATGAATGCTAACCCATTTCAGAAATTTAAGTAATATTACTtgattatatacatattcatttatttaccatttatatattttataaataatgatttttatcatttaaacGTTTTATACTATCGATGAGAaacttaaatattttttataatacatattttattttgcacAAATCCTAAAGAATAAAGTTTAtagttaaaaatatgtaatataagttttttttttttttttttcgtggGGAAGCATATtttaacttaaaaaaatatattatatatccttttaattatataattatttttgctAATGACCACGAATTAAGGGTTTATATACATGATTTTTTtgcataaaatttaatgatataCATGTTATGTATATTATCAATTGTTAAGATTATCATCAATGAGTATATACGTAATTTATGTCTCTTATTGATTGAAATGATTAAATTCCCATGCTAATATGTGAAGATTTTCCAAAAAGTGGCTAATTAGTATAGTATCTTCGATGAAATGATCAAAGGTAATTTATtgttgtgttttttttttctttaattcCAGAGTAATACACAAACAGTACTGTATCCCATATAAAGAAACcagttaattttatttacatatatatatttttaacttttaatgagcaatttttttataaaaaaaataaacacaaGAATAAGGTAAAAAAGTACCAAAAAACGAGCATAAATTTTATGTATTCCTACTTTAAGGAAAattttaatgttatatacGATCAaatcataaatattaaaaaaaaagtttaacCCTGAGTTATTATAAATAGTTGTTCGttttaatgcatattttcgactgaattatatatatgtctTTGTCAGAAGTTTGTGCCTATGTGCAATACACAATTCAATCAAtactattataaaaaaagcaAATACTTAGATCTATATGTCAAAAATAAAGAATGGATAGCGGAGGAATCAGAAAGCGAAAGGATGcaaaagataataaaataaatttaaggacgccaaataatatatataataataatgtggTAATAAATGATGGCAATTTAAACGTAAGTAATTTCCCAAGggaaaataattcaaattggaaatataatgaaaatgtagGAGGGGGAATGCCATCAAGTCTTGAAAGAAATTCATCTGATGGAAAATTTAAATTCGGAAAAAAAAAGTCAATTAAGTTATTCAACAGTTCAAATATTAGCGCATTGTCAAATACTTGTATTAAATCATTTAGTAACTTAATGAGCAATATcaataattcaaataatagtaGTAGCTATAATGGAGGTAATAGTTTTAATGGAAAAGGTCCATCacaattttcattaaataatacATCTTACGATAAACAAACAGGAGCTGGACATTTTTCAAAAGGGATAAGTTATTTGAGCAATATGACAAATGCCAAAAATTTTTTTGGTAAagataacaataataaaggaaaagatgattttaattttttccgtaattatgaaaataatgtatataacaATAGAAATAGGAATAGTGAAGGAATAAATGCTTATAgcagtaataataattcatatggaaataatgtaataaataaaagtaacATAAGTacttatagtaataatggttCTAAAATGTCAAATACGAATAGCATTAATAGCTcaaatttagaaaattttttaaataataaagaaatattaaatgaaaaatatataataaaaggaTTTGGTAATAACTATATGactgaaataaataatttaaggAATATAACAAATGatgaaacatattatatatgcctTGATAATCTATTAAGAAATCATGGAAATATTGACTCAAATGAAATGCTAAAATacaatgataaaaatataaactgtttaaatgatataatatttttagatatatatagagcatataatgtattaacatatatgcaagaaaaagtaaatataataatttatacgattaaaattattggaaaaaaattaaaaaaaaaacatgtacCTGAAGAAGTGGTTATATCCttagaatttttaaatttctgTGTTAAAAATTTaggattattttttataagatTTATTGATGAAAgctttatgaaaaaaataagtgCATTATTAAAGACAAccacattaaaaaaatcaataacaaaaaatgtcaaatcaaaattatcaaaatttcTTATCGTTCCAATAATACACCCTGGAGTCGCCACAGATCCAAGACttcattttataaaaagaaaaattttatttatgctACAATTATGGCATGATTCATTTATACTATACCAACACATAGCTACAACGTTTTTTATGGAATATAgaaatttaaaagaaaaaggaaTTACATTTcctataataaaaaaatcagagaaattttttgtaaaaaatgcTGAAAACTCACCATCCTTTTCGgatgataatattttacatGAGTTACCATTAAATTTAgcacaaataaataatattatcagaattttaaaagaaattaaaaatatggataataatgatagtgaaaaatataaatgtataaatgTCATATCAAAGTATAAAGATCAAATTTTACTCAGTATCAATAAGTTATCGGATTACAAaggaaatattaatatttccGTTACTTTGAATTCACTACTTTATATTAATGACCAAATTTgcatttttgaaaaaatgaaaattgaGAGGGAACAAGAAACGGAACTCCAAAAAGATAAAGAACAACAAATGAGTGATGAAAAACAATCAACAAAAGAAAAAGACAAAAATaggaaagaaaaaaaaaagaaaaaaaaaaatacaataccAAATATGAATGAAAtcatttttaacaaatttgaTCCATGGAATACAGAAAATATACCAACAAATGATAAACAAGGcagtgataataatgatatgaTAGGAGCAAAtgatgaattattttttaataataacgaCGTAGTTGATAGATTTAACAAAATGGTCTCTGTTAAAAATGACCCAGGAAATCAAAATGCTAATATGATTAATAATTCAAACATCAGTTTAAATAGTAATGAAAAtgttttctcttttttttcccAAGAAAAGCCAACAAATGGACCTGCACAAGCGAACAAAAATAACGAAATAGATGATATATATAGCGTATTTAACGAGCTTAAATTTAATGACGAAAAAGAACAAGAAACTTTTAATAACAATAACAAAACTGCCACCAATTATATGCCACAACTACATCAAgataattttattcataataatgttttaaatGGGAAAGAATTACAGACAGTTGTCAATAAAAATCGCCCCATTATTATCGACAACACAACTCCTAACATAatgaatgaaaataatacagAAGAAAAGAAGATTGATAAAAAGGAATCGATATTAGAAGACCAATTagattatttatttacaaataaaaataacattcaaaaaaaacaaagtaATAAAAGTAATTCTAATAGTGCAGAAATAACAAATACCAACTTTGACATACTAAATATTGACAATATTGTACAGAACAATTGGAATGATTcaataaattttgaaaaaaatcatattaaTGACAATAGCCATATTTTCCATAATAATATACCTGAAAAGATTAAAAGCTCAGAAAGTGTGAATAAAATTGTCTCTAAAAATTCAATTTCTGTTGATGATATTGACAATGATACGATAAATACTGGAAAGAATAATGTAAGTTATGGTATTGACGATAAGATTTACGAAAATTTAACTTTTTCAAGTAAAAACAGTGAACAGAGTAAAggcataaaaaaaaataataatatggaaTTTATCCCCGATaacgaaaaagaaaatgttataaataatatacaagAAGAGAGAGACAgcaataataacaataaaaactATGATGATATTTTTGAAGCATTTGATTTTAGTTtgaatgataataaaataacttATCCAAATGTATCCGATAAAAATGTTCATATTTTGGACAATGTGACCAAAACAAATGTCAATTGCACAGAAGAAAATGAGAATATGTTAAAAACGGATATAAAAGAcaaaaatgacaaaataaacACACAAAAATATTGCACGTCTTTTAGTGATGAACATAATGACAAAACTGTCAATCAAATTCATGAGAAAAAAGAAGACAAATTAACAAATtacgaaataaaaaagaacgAATCTAGCATAATAAATACTCCAGAagaaaacaaatataataaaatagaaaataaaaataatgatagtgaagaaaatatattagataaTGATAATCAATTACCTCTtaacaatttaaataaaaaaaattctgtGAATAGTGTTAATATGAACAAAGATGATCACAatgacaaaaataataatactaataatgaagataacaatataaatctaaattttcataaaaacaaacaaaattcCAAAAATGATCAAGACTCagatgatataaatattgatgATATCGATGAAATAACAAAAGCTATAgatgatttaaattataattttgaaaatatgaatatttataaatatgataattaaTTATGTGTTTATatcttataaaataatttaatatattcctttGCGTTGTAAATAGTTAAATAAAAGAAGTGAAATTTTTTCTTAATtcatacataaatatttatttcatcgTTATTAATTGATTTTTCTTTATTCGTCTTATAtgtttatcttttttttgtatgaaaaaaaatgtttttaaatattgttcaaatttttatattcatgtTTATTGTACTTAACCATTTGtgtgcataatttttatctcCGATgaatttatttgaattttttttatgtataaaaaaacatttttcaaattaaaaaaaataataatatggttttttaataacatataaaaaaatgtagtaGTTACATTTACTATTGTCAATGTTTTTGATTAATCTTATGGAATTATTCAAACGCCATGATGCTTCCTGCGTGcttttttatgttattacACTTAGAAAGCTcgaaaatatagaataatatacGTTCGCTCTATAAAATCAAGCGTTGCGTATGAACTTAAGATATGCTTTAATCAAATATACAAGTTtacacatacatatataacaattgttaaatgtaaaaatttTCCATAACATCAAACACATATATAGCATACAATGTATCAATATTTTagacacaaaaaaataaatattcataaactgctaattaaaaatacttaaaaaaaatatttataccatattaatatatttataattatatatgagaatattttaattacTCTCCTATTTTTTGTTTGAATAGTAAATTGAAAATTATTCATTTGTAGGCGCTTCATACGAATCATAAAGTAAAACATATTCCCTTCCTGAACTTCCAAATCTCAAGAGATCTGTTTCTCtgtgaaaaataaaacaaaaatatatatttatatacaaattcatatactatattttatgcaCATACATTCATATTTGTGCGAATATAtgaaacatattttatttccgTTATATACTAAATTTTAAATTCACCTTAATTCGTAAAATTTATTTGGATCAATTTTCTCGTTATTCAAATATGATCCATTTGTGCTATTGAGATCAATAAGGAAAGgcaaaattttattttcatgttTCTTAAATTGAATAACAGCATGCTGCTTTGATATACTCATATTCCTTAATATTATATCTGCCACTAATTCGTCTTTCCCAATTAAATAGTAGGGCTTCTCATGAATACGCAATATTTCTGTAAAGTGATAAATCATAGTCAAAAATATAACCATttgtataataaattatttttttcaaacaaacttataataaacatatattaattatttatacgattatatatgcattaatTGGTACAATTGTTTTTGTAAAacatgcattttttttattttattaccaTGAGGTTCGTCCGTGGCGgtatttaaaaatacatataatctcCATTTCTTGTCTGGCATTTCAGAATCTATGCTTTCTGTATATTTCAATTCCacaccatttttataatcctTGCTTTGTGCTAATAAACCTGATGGGTTGAAATTTTGTCCTTCTCGAACATTATTATCAGAagttatattttgttcttcATTTGGTTTTTCTAtttctttatcattttttgaattattattattgttttcaTAACTTTCGATTTTGTTGTATTCATCATTGGTATACTTGCTTTGGTATTTATCATCCTTATCCCCGTTTTTTTCATTGCTATCTTtgaaacttttttttttttcttttcgaAAATATTCATCACTACTATTATCATATCGGCtagctttttttttatcatcttttgatacattatcatcatatttcctgtatttatttttactgtCTTTATCacgttttttattatcatcataaaaattattatatctatTTTTTGAACAACTTCTatctttataattatttttactacgattttctttttcaaatcgtttatatttataatcaaatttttcttttatttcccTTTCATGTCTATCtcttatgtttatttttttcccatcaattttttcttttttatttttatcccTCCTATCATTCCAATATTCATAGTCCgaattattatctttttctCTTTCGCCACTATGGGAATATTTACGCCTAACACGacgttttttatattcactATATTCACTAtcgctattattattattactatgtCGTTTTTCTATACTTCGCTTGTCGGAACTCTCATCACTATATGAACTATCTTTAATACGTTTGTTTAATTTACTATTAGTATGTTTTTTACCATATTCTATACTTCTATCCCTTTTTTGTTTTCTATAATCTAAATTTCTGTTCATACTTGATTTTCTAGTATCATCAcgacttttttttttactatcaATTCGATTTGTTCTCTCATAAgataattttcttttatcgTATGAACGTTTTCGATTATTataagatttttttttttttttcaaattattttttatttcttctgcACTTGAAGATTCTGATAAAGtacttttttttgatttatcaCTGTCTGAATCATAGCTTTCAGATTTTTTCAtctttctatttttttctttaaatatttgttcattttcAATACTATTTGAATTTCTTATGTTATCGTTATGCATTTTGAAAACAAATTACCATAACTATCCTCTATATATCTTATTAAAAGTTGTTTTAGTCATCATACCCTCAGTTTTCATCAATTTGATGCGCAATAATACGCGCACAGTATTTGAAAAtgacatatataaatagtgatatatatttacctgtttattttatatgtttgtTTGGTTATTTGCTCTTTAAATCGAATTGAAGGGGtcgtttatattttattctcCTTTTTTCAATCGtcatttatatttccattcctttttttattttttttcactttatTAAATCAGTAAAATTATGCGTCcgtatcattttatttttactattttttttaatgcatTGACTTATgcacaaaaacaaaaaaattataataaatattttttcgaatttaatttatatttttggatataaaaaaaaataaagctggaaaatggtaaaaataaTCAATGGTAACGGTAGTCGTTGCAATAgctataatagaaaaaaacaatcgaaataaatattattttttttttttttgcattcaTTCAActtttttatgttataaatttacttttatttttaaatttatcataactattttatattatatttccatattacaaaaaaataaaagagatTAACTTTTATAAACCTACCAAATAATTTTCcaattttaatgaaaaaaataatataaaaaagtatCAAAACTAatgtaaacaaaaaaatgtaataatacggataataaaattatgtcggaatgaatataaaaagtaaTTTTTGAAACGTATTAAAgataagataaaaaaaaaatatgcatatatacacatacatAGCTAATAAATTGTAGTGGGAGTTGTGTCCACATACACGCACAGaatatatgcacataaaGGTATTTTTgtaaacaaatatttatttgaataaaaaatttggcaacaaaataacaaattgATACAAACTATATACATTAGGAAGGCAAATTCAAAAAAAGGGATAAAACTCTATGTAGAAAAAACGCACAACAACGTATGGGTATATGGAAAATTTATGCGTATTTTTCACAATTcatttttcttaaaaaaatgaaattatttaataGATGGAACTAAAAAGTTTGAGGATAAAAAAACTTGTAAATGCTTAAGATAACTAATTATTTGAGAAGTATATAAATCcatgtaaaaaattttacTTTCTCGTATTTTTGATAAATCTTCTATAGGTTTAAAATCTTTATTTAGAATAAGAGTTCTGtctattatattaatattattattataaaatttaattaaatcaATTGGGtttttttgaaatttatTCGCTCTGATTATacttatagtattttcaatatCATCATATTTGGAATTTAATAGTTCAACATAGTCTAAATTGTCTTTTTTGAAATTTTCCATATATGTATCAAgttgattaaatatatccttttccattttatgcatgttattaattatataatttattttactgCTTACATTATAATAGCATTCGCTTAATACTGAAGACC contains these protein-coding regions:
- a CDS encoding erythrocyte membrane protein, yielding MDSGGIRKRKDAKDNKINLRTPNNIYNNNVVINDGNLNVSNFPRENNSNWKYNENVGGGMPSSLERNSSDGKFKFGKKKSIKLFNSSNISALSNTCIKSFSNLMSNINNSNNSSSYNGGNSFNGKGPSQFSLNNTSYDKQTGAGHFSKGISYLSNMTNAKNFFGKDNNNKGKDDFNFFRNYENNVYNNRNRNSEGINAYSSNNNSYGNNVINKSNISTYSNNGSKMSNTNSINSSNLENFLNNKEILNEKYIIKGFGNNYMTEINNLRNITNDETYYICLDNLLRNHGNIDSNEMLKYNDKNINCLNDIIFLDIYRAYNVLTYMQEKVNIIIYTIKIIGKKLKKKHVPEEVVISLEFLNFCVKNLGLFFIRFIDESFMKKISALLKTTTLKKSITKNVKSKLSKFLIVPIIHPGVATDPRLHFIKRKILFMLQLWHDSFILYQHIATTFFMEYRNLKEKGITFPIIKKSEKFFVKNAENSPSFSDDNILHELPLNLAQINNIIRILKEIKNMDNNDSEKYKCINVISKYKDQILLSINKLSDYKGNINISVTLNSLLYINDQICIFEKMKIEREQETELQKDKEQQMSDEKQSTKEKDKNRKEKKKKKKNTIPNMNEIIFNKFDPWNTENIPTNDKQGSDNNDMIGANDELFFNNNDVVDRFNKMVSVKNDPGNQNANMINNSNISLNSNENVFSFFSQEKPTNGPAQANKNNEIDDIYSVFNELKFNDEKEQETFNNNNKTATNYMPQLHQDNFIHNNVLNGKELQTVVNKNRPIIIDNTTPNIMNENNTEEKKIDKKESILEDQLDYLFTNKNNIQKKQSNKSNSNSAEITNTNFDILNIDNIVQNNWNDSINFEKNHINDNSHIFHNNIPEKIKSSESVNKIVSKNSISVDDIDNDTINTGKNNVSYGIDDKIYENLTFSSKNSEQSKGIKKNNNMEFIPDNEKENVINNIQEERDSNNNNKNYDDIFEAFDFSLNDNKITYPNVSDKNVHILDNVTKTNVNCTEENENMLKTDIKDKNDKINTQKYCTSFSDEHNDKTVNQIHEKKEDKLTNYEIKKNESSIINTPEENKYNKIENKNNDSEENILDNDNQLPLNNLNKKNSVNSVNMNKDDHNDKNNNTNNEDNNINLNFHKNKQNSKNDQDSDDINIDDIDEITKAIDDLNYNFENMNIYKYDN
- a CDS encoding FHA domain-containing protein, putative → MHNDNIRNSNSIENEQIFKEKNRKMKKSESYDSDSDKSKKSTLSESSSAEEIKNNLKKKKKSYNNRKRSYDKRKLSYERTNRIDSKKKSRDDTRKSSMNRNLDYRKQKRDRSIEYGKKHTNSKLNKRIKDSSYSDESSDKRSIEKRHSNNNNSDSEYSEYKKRRVRRKYSHSGEREKDNNSDYEYWNDRRDKNKKEKIDGKKINIRDRHEREIKEKFDYKYKRFEKENRSKNNYKDRSCSKNRYNNFYDDNKKRDKDSKNKYRKYDDNVSKDDKKKASRYDNSSDEYFRKEKKKSFKDSNEKNGDKDDKYQSKYTNDEYNKIESYENNNNNSKNDKEIEKPNEEQNITSDNNVREGQNFNPSGLLAQSKDYKNGVELKYTESIDSEMPDKKWRLYVFLNTATDEPHEILRIHEKPYYLIGKDELVADIILRNMSISKQHAVIQFKKHENKILPFLIDLNSTNGSYLNNEKIDPNKFYELRETDLLRFGSSGREYVLLYDSYEAPTNE
- a CDS encoding DNA-directed RNA polymerase subunit alpha, putative, whose amino-acid sequence is MLLLLYLLFITTCNYLSYSLIPGNKRLSFLPIHSDHSRHNYTRNKNRHFRSYYKNEKRKGRNSGNRNIYNLIWLDSENKDDRETEWLNNKNSSNKDDMSNGSDIISDDNIENDITDNKNVSNNFHRFNALYEGDGDTEDDNITSEDSNITDENDDKLLDIEGLNNDDRKIIESENKVTDRHRYNVYDNEIIKKDSIEIDMDKADKIDREKSGLPPYVYESGNVFENEPMDYEPEVYDFNTYNKYFDELCKEKKPIIDSYQLDKDLLDDTYFDAKKGGPKTFGFKFKQIQPVKYHQGRSYTYFFMHSHEVELSPIFLNAFRRVAIKHLKGGRVTALRIPGMKHEYYCIVGVRENFFDLSQNLRQITFKNVPEDADMNNYIIGKFRIKGPMIVVAGHMQLPKNIEIINKNQYICYVAAGSYLEMDVKIESIEEYVMPEYGSQSRNRDICKDNFIHFCSSCTPVEYFGFTGQRRGINLDILGEINIVEMHTDGSITPKTALLKTIDYMSENFQYIENALHNNCHSCEDGSVEEEFRNPEFYMDKERYTDVPWNKYKSTLEEVEETKSWLYRKDVHRQYNIDPESAQSKQEREILWQKKKKMQMEINKRREQIKKGPTTEEGEIIPDDERHDCLLDWPVDKSERNMNPPRWVIERPLDKTPHIGHEEIYDEGI